The following is a genomic window from Rutidosis leptorrhynchoides isolate AG116_Rl617_1_P2 chromosome 8, CSIRO_AGI_Rlap_v1, whole genome shotgun sequence.
GGACCCCAGTTTTGCCTTTTAAGATCTTGATAATCGAAACAAATTAGGAAATCTTATCCGGAATATCCTTATAAACACGCACCACACACGAACAACATGCATTGTGCGTGTTGCGCTATGCGTGGTGCGTGTTGGTTAGTATAATAGCATCAAAAGCAAATGTGCTCGGTGACACGCATCACACATCAACTTACACGCATCATGTGTTGTGCGTAATGCGTGGGTAGAAGGCATATTTtgcaatttttaaaattttgaGGGCATATTGTTAAACAATTTCGAAAATGAGAGCATTTTGACCAATTTTCTTTTATAGACTCACAATGAGCTTTCTTGAAATAAGACTAAATGGGCTTAATTAAGTTAGTTTGGTCCATTTACAGTTACATTAGTTGAATAAATTTGTTAACCAGTATTACTTAGGCCCAATCCATTAACTATCCAATCATGTAGGCCTTGCAATTTTCAAATTTAAATCAGCCAGGGTATCATATTCTCTGATAACACTATAGTACAAGCGGCAGAGTTCTTACATTCCAGGGTTTCAACGCACATAAAAAATTGAATCATTTTCATTCAGGTGCGTAAGATCTTTATTACTAACTGATATtcattttatattaattttatttatttatgcttTTGtattttatttccagaagataataAAATGTCGAGCGGAGAACTTGCTTCCACTTACGCCTATTTGATTCTCTTTGACGATGGCATACCTGTCACTGTTAGTAATTTATATCGCttcagtttttttttacaagtatttgattattttattaatctttgtttatctttttttttattaagttttactGCTTAAAGCTAGTGCTTGGAGGTAAAAGTATATAATTGTATAATACTGTATATAATCAAGAATATAAAGACTTAAATGCgcgtatataacaatatatatacacataccagGTTCGGTTGTATATAAAAGTTACTTTATATAATTGCTATGTTAAATGAAATTGGACTTATAACATATAAAAGTTACTTTATATAATTGTATATAAAAGTTACTTTATATAAATATGGGCTAGGTTATAACATGGAATTGGACTTATAACATATATTGTAGTAgcaagttttaattattatatttgacTTTTTGCGTTAATTGGCGATTTTGACTCATAATTTGATGGATTGATATATTTATTGAGATTAATGTAATGCTTTATTGTGGCATTTTACACATTTCAAATATTATGTTAATATCTGTTACAAACTTCTGCACTAACTTATGCTACTTAATATTGATTATATTGTGTGGGCGTGTGCATAATAAAGTATGAAGATTGGGGGATGTGATTTTAATTTTTTCATGATGTATTTACTACAAGCTGAAGAGATTGCTACTATTTTGAAAGCAGCTAATGTCCAATGTGAATCCTATTGGCCAAGTTTATTTGCTAAACTTGTAAAGAAGAAGAACATCGAGGATCTTATCGTAAACGTTGGTGCCGGTGGTGGTGCACTAGTTGTTGCTGCTCCGGCAGCTGCTGGTGGTGCAGCTGCAGCTGCAGCCGCACCTGCTGTAGAAGAAAAGAAGGTACATTTGTTACCTTTATTAGTTTATAATACTCAGTCTTTTTTATTTGTATATTGTTGAATTGATATACCTTTTTGGTCAATGTATGTAGGAGGAGCCTAAGGAAGAGAGTGACGATGATATGGGATTCAGCTTATTTAATTAGAAGGTTTCTGTTATGTATTAGTTTAAAACAATCTTGCTCGTTTGACTTTGAGCACTTAATCATAGATTTACCACATATTTTATCATGTTTtagatttcttttttttttttttttttggtatcatTAAGAAGCATATTTTTCTGATAGTCACATATGGTTTTGCCACCTATTCTACCACACTTGATAACTCTCATTTCTTGATTGGGTCTATGATTTTGTTAATATTTACGACGACTTTTAGGGCCTTGTTCAGTCATTTGCttatgtaacaccggccattttttttttttaatacacagcggaagactttaataataaacaaaatattagtcacgtcattacattaaaccgtataattaagtttaagcttacacaacagtgttacgttattacaaaacattatttaaacaaaagtccacatcagagtagggttgtcaaacatgtcttctgcatccatacccatcccgactagcagtacctaaacctgcaaagggggaaacatgtgggggattagcgcaccgctaagtgaatggaatctatctaacagatatatcttaagccacacacaagctatatactaacaacaacacttgctaactaccaactagcatacaataagacaatacgaggatcggcggcttgtacgagcacacgactcccagctgatcgggcctgagtctaccgatagtccctgctactcaattcacagtatagttatccagatgcagggggtgcatcgttcacactatactccacaattagtagcctatggacccaacctcccctaggcacggttgacctcatatggactctaacctctcataggcacggtctcgagtccccagtctccctaggcccgactggtgccattcacacagtgtacacataattcacatacaacatcaggcatactatattaatctaacatggcaatttctacactatacatggtaaaagagtcaaccacagtagcatgatatgctacttaaactataTCCGgaaatagacccactcaccaattaccagcaactgctcagttattatttctgagcttcctccttgtccttatctcccgagaacagcaaaaaccaagttagaatagtgttcccatcaagattagacacactgacagcgaattatagcaaattagtaaaaaaaatgcatccgctaaaattttcatgcttaacacttgtgcattttcagaatttacatcctgaaaatcataaaaacacacggacatcataacagctataattcaacacttagtaaaaatttcactgtctaagaccatcggtcgatggtcccatccatcggccgatcgtcaacacaccatcggtcgatggtctcccccaatcggtcgatcgtcaaaattacatccgctggtcagaaatcatacaccatcggtcgatggtctcgtccatcggctgatcgtcctcaccatcggtcgatggtcaacgaccatcggccgaaggaagttcatcagctgcaacagcagcaaagtgacgggtttcaacccaaaatcaccaaatctcgactttggacacgtttttgacctcaaaactggttacatcttttacattagacatttagaaacataaacccacaatttttatgcacaaacaacaacaaattgaaccaatttgacacaaaaccccattttaacaaaaactaacttaaaacccatttaatcacagatttgatcatgaaattttacaaactttaccttgttagaatcacaatgacacaaggaacgttttgacaccaaaatcaagcttcaattcgagatcaaatgatttagggttatttgagatgatgaagatgaggttAGGTGAGAGTGTGAGTGAAAGAAAGGAAAAATCAGGAAACTTCAAGAAAGGAGCTGGTCACCAGCTtttatttgtgttaaaacacaataccccatcacacacgggtatttaccaattatctgatatctttcgcacaagattaggtaacccaaacgaggtccaattaaaataaacaaacctgttctgggacccttgtcacaaactggtcacaacaaaattataataaaacactaataaaataattaaaataaaagcacttaagactaagcacaaaccctaagggcaaaatagtccacttacaactagcccgggtttcagtctgttacagtttATAGCAGTGCGTGCCATGTGTGCTTAATTAAGTCTACATCCAATGTCCAAACACTTCATTAGTAGTTTCTTGAACACCTACACCAATAAGATGTATTTTTTCAACTGCGTATTAGTTTCTTTTTGGGTCGCTTGGGGTGGTGTTGTTTGGATATTGTGGAATTGATTTTGAGCTAGTGGTGTTTGGGGTATTGGGCTCGCGAGTATATTAAATTTGTATTAACGTGAGGTACGTATGAAGCAAGACACTTTTGGGGACGACTCCAGATAAACAAATGTTAAAACAGCAAAATACGAAGCCCTTTCCTAGCGCCGAAGAAATAGACTTCGCCCGTATGGAAGCGGAAGACATCTTGGAGGTCAACTCTAAATATGGAGTCAGAAATTCCCCATCTCAGCGGAAAACGGAATGATATCTCGTTGTGATATAGCCTTTTCTATTTTAGTCACTAGTATAATAGTCCGGTTAGAACCATGGAAAGATTAGAATGACTCCACTAGGAAGCTCATTAAAAATAGTAGGTTTTGTTAGTGATTAAATGGAAGAGTCAGCTAGAGCGAAACTAAACAAACTCGAAAAGATATGTAGATCGAGCGCGCTGAGGGAAATTCGAGAGATCTGGAGACATGGCCAATACTAGCCTACAGTCCTTGCAGATTACATAAGGAGGACATCGACATAATGAATCTGGCTTTTCGTGCCTTTCCTGGGAGGACTTTACCAGAATGTAGTGTAGAAAAGAAAAGAATCTTTCATGTTTCATAACTATTTAGCTTCCACTTCCAGCTTAAGCACTTCTATCGATTAATTCTGATCCAAGATTTGAAACGAACTTAACGAGATATCGTTTGTCAGCTTCAGTCCCCGTTGAATCGGTTCTATCCTTTAATTTCTGGTACCACTCTTAGAATTCTTCGTTTAGTCTGATCCTAGAGGCTCACTCGAAAAGGTTGATATACCATACATTTTGACTGAACTCTACTCTAATAGTCACTATACTCACTATAATATTTATTCTACGTGTATATGTAGATAAACTAAACTTCTTGAACTTAGTGTCACTTATTTAGTTTAAAATTAATTTTAGATGCAAAATGATCGATATacgaaaaaaataaatataagtaaatTGTTGATAAATACATATTGTGCGACACAATTTTTTGTCATATCTCGTTTATACGGATTCTGATTAGTTGATTTAATATGTGAAACGTTGATAAGAACTATGATATCAATTATTTATTCAAAATTTAAAATTTAGTGGGACCTGTTGCCACTCCCTTGATTAAATCTCCCTGAAAATACATgttaatttgaaattatatatatatatatatatatatatatatatatatatatatatatatatatatatatatatatatatatatatatatatatatatatatatatatatattgttataaaatatctagattgtgttataaaatatctagattggatgttaattttattattattatatttcttgcatagtaatattttatactataaatagacatgtatggtaaccatttaaggtgtaccatttctcttgaaatatcaatatcaatatttcttctctctttcttctctctttttctctccttgttcttataaccattaaaggtagttataagcctactgaattataacacgttatcagcacgaagtgctccatataatcaaggtttatctaagcaagcacaagtcactaatcaagtaaATGAAGCCTCCCTTAACGGAAATTCCTGGCTCCGCCTatgagtaaggtaaatattattatcatcataagtaaaattatatttctgcaatctaacttttactaacttcactaacatttatatttatgttatttaagttatatatatatggtcggttataccacctgaattataattccataatctaacttttactaacttcactaacatttatatttatgttatttaagttatatatatggtcggttataccacctgaattatattttctgtaatctaactcttattaacttcactaacatttatatttatgttaataagacctcatgattgtacgcaacacgtcatttgacaacacggtactttatgtacgcaacacgccatttgacaacacggtaccatgggtcaagattaattccgatcaatacgaatacgatggggtctttatatgttatctaacatttatgattacttatgcaattaatcattatttatttcatgcatactaatgtttattcttaaatttataatcttaaaagttaaaataaaataaaaaggtagtttgtatttttattaaaagtaaatcttaaaagttaaaataagaaaaagtagtttgtacttttattaaaagtaaatcttaaaagttaaaatacaaaaagtagtttgtatttttattaaaagtaaatcttaaaagttaaaataagaaaaagtattttgtacttttattaaaagtaaatcttaaaggttaaaatacaaaaagtagtttgtatttttattaaaagtaaatcttaaaagttaaaataaaaaaaaagtagtttgaatttttattaaaagtaaatcttaaaagttaaaaaaaagagatacaaaacacacatacacaaaatgctatttttctttctcattttcaagtaaccaaaatacttgaaatctataattgggttcggttttggtggaaataaggaagaagaaaagatccgttaagtagaaggtatagatcgaagcaaggttggaactttgggtgtctaccgtttagaggaactcttctttgagttttcaaattcgattttcaaaaggctacaaaggttgtattctaatcttctctcgttcgatttcgttaatttgttttgtttactaaagttttgtacaatgatccgtggaagagtatgattttataaagttttaaaaaatgcttccgctcgctttgaattagtATCATACTCCAATAGGTATTTGGTTCACTATCTAAACAAATTTGATTTACATAATCCATTTTCTTAAAAGAATTCACACTATTTATTTTATGATGagagattatatgtgttaattaagATGAAAGAGAAGTATAAAGAAAAGAAACACTGCATATATACTTATAAACAAACCAAATAAAAAGGGTACACAAACAAAGCATAGTAATGTAAAACTATTTTCTAATGCCTAATTGTCTAATAATAAAATGGACACTAACTTGTCTAATAAAAGGGACTCTGATTTGGCGGTACAGAGCCAAACCTTCTAACCTTGAAGATAATGTTCAAATCTTAGAAATGAGACGAAGATTGTTTCAAAGAATGAGACAAAGATTGCTCGGTGTAATTGtctttcaaaaatagaaaaaataagTAAGGAAATGAAAATGGACATAAATTATTTATGTGTATACAAAGAGCCATAAGCATTATATTAGACTGTTTCTAACCGTGACGGTGACATCAAAGGCAAGTGATGTACTTTTTGGTGATGTGGCAAGGTCAAGAGACGAAGTTAAATAAATGGGGAGTTAAAAaaaatagtcaaattgtttcaacgaacaagggttcaattggatgtctcttaaaaaaaaaaattccaaatttccagttatttgatttaa
Proteins encoded in this region:
- the LOC139863035 gene encoding large ribosomal subunit protein P1-like isoform X2, whose product is MSSGELASTYAYLILFDDGIPVTVKIATILKAANVQCESYWPSLFAKLVKKKNIEDLIVNVGAGGGALVVAAPAAAGGAAAAAAAPAVEEKKEEPKEESDDDMGFSLFN
- the LOC139863035 gene encoding large ribosomal subunit protein P1-like isoform X1; this encodes MSSGELASTYAYLILFDDGIPVTVTEEIATILKAANVQCESYWPSLFAKLVKKKNIEDLIVNVGAGGGALVVAAPAAAGGAAAAAAAPAVEEKKEEPKEESDDDMGFSLFN
- the LOC139863035 gene encoding large ribosomal subunit protein P1-like isoform X3, producing MSSGELASTYAYLILFDDGIPVTVKIATILKAANVQCESYWPSLFAKLVKKKNIEDLIVNVGAGGGALVVAAPAAAEEKKEEPKEESDDDMGFSLFN